The following proteins come from a genomic window of Pirellulaceae bacterium:
- the moaA gene encoding GTP 3',8-cyclase MoaA, whose amino-acid sequence MTPERIRDDVQRELPLVDRFQRAHRSLRVSVTDVCNIRCQYCMPDGKVPFMPSERHLSFGQLAEFVRVTASLGVTHYRLTGGEPLMRPDLYKLIELLVPIRGVQEVALTTNGMFLAEQLPQLVSAGLSRVNISLDTLSEESFQRLSRRAGLHRVLEGIEAVLAQPGVELRLNALVLRDVNLDDVVDLVSFARQRGVVIRFIEFMPLDGQRAWSQQRMVSGDELRQRLVRHFGPLTIKPRPDSAQPSTDYVFCDGTAVGFIDSVTRPFCGNCDRLRITSDGKIRNCLFGKQEWDVAPQLLELAHLSQQWNSAQFEHTNTSAAASSLPLAYSAAQQQVVQIIRDCVAAKAAAHGVHDLDFHPPERAMYQIGG is encoded by the coding sequence ATGACCCCCGAGCGCATACGAGATGATGTGCAACGCGAATTGCCATTGGTAGATCGGTTCCAGCGCGCACACCGATCGTTGCGCGTCAGCGTAACCGACGTCTGTAACATCCGCTGTCAATACTGCATGCCGGATGGCAAGGTTCCGTTCATGCCCAGCGAGCGACATTTGTCCTTTGGTCAGCTGGCTGAATTCGTGCGTGTGACTGCTTCGCTGGGTGTGACTCACTATCGGCTGACCGGTGGCGAACCATTGATGCGTCCCGATCTGTATAAGTTGATCGAGCTGCTGGTACCTATTCGCGGCGTGCAGGAAGTGGCTTTGACGACCAACGGCATGTTTTTGGCTGAGCAATTGCCGCAGTTGGTGAGTGCCGGTCTATCTCGTGTCAACATCAGCCTGGATACGCTGTCCGAAGAGTCGTTTCAACGACTCAGCCGCCGAGCCGGATTGCACCGTGTACTGGAAGGCATCGAAGCGGTACTCGCCCAGCCCGGCGTCGAGCTGCGATTGAACGCGCTCGTGCTTCGCGATGTTAATTTAGATGATGTGGTCGACTTGGTGTCGTTTGCCAGACAGCGCGGTGTGGTGATTCGCTTCATAGAATTCATGCCGTTAGATGGTCAGCGCGCGTGGAGTCAGCAGCGCATGGTCTCCGGCGACGAACTGCGCCAGCGGTTGGTGCGGCATTTTGGACCGTTGACAATCAAGCCGCGACCTGACAGCGCTCAGCCTTCTACCGATTATGTGTTCTGCGATGGTACCGCAGTCGGCTTTATCGACTCCGTAACCCGACCCTTTTGCGGTAATTGTGATCGGCTGCGCATCACCTCCGATGGCAAGATTCGCAACTGTCTATTTGGCAAGCAAGAATGGGACGTTGCGCCGCAACTGCTAGAGCTAGCGCATTTGTCGCAACAATGGAATTCCGCGCAGTTCGAGCATACCAACACTTCTGCCGCTGCTTCGTCGTTGCCACTAGCATACAGCGCAGCTCAGCAGCAAGTCGTTCAGATTATTCGAGACTGCGTCGCCGCTAAAGCCGCAGCTCACGGAGTTCATGACCTCGACTTTCATCCCCCAGAGCGGGCGATGTATCAGATTGGCGGCTAG
- a CDS encoding molybdenum cofactor biosynthesis protein MoaE: MIELTNSPIDSQRVLQHVAHDEAGGEVLFVGTTRRWTAAADFRQSGTSDPTAEGRLETEFLFYEAYSEMALAQLERLVHQARQRWPLRGVAIVHRLGKVLPQEASVVIAVSSPHRQAAFQAAQWLIDSIKLDVPIWKQEHYVDGPSRWVHPAQNANSSK, translated from the coding sequence ATGATTGAACTAACCAATTCCCCCATCGATTCGCAGCGTGTGCTGCAACATGTGGCCCACGATGAAGCCGGTGGTGAGGTTCTATTTGTGGGTACGACACGGCGCTGGACCGCAGCGGCAGACTTCAGGCAAAGCGGTACTTCTGATCCGACTGCAGAAGGGCGACTTGAGACCGAGTTTCTATTCTACGAAGCTTACTCGGAAATGGCACTGGCTCAATTGGAGCGCTTGGTCCACCAGGCCCGGCAACGCTGGCCGTTACGAGGCGTCGCCATCGTGCATCGCCTAGGTAAGGTCCTGCCTCAGGAGGCCAGCGTGGTCATCGCCGTCAGTAGTCCCCACCGCCAGGCCGCATTTCAGGCCGCCCAGTGGTTGATCGACTCAATTAAACTCGATGTGCCGATCTGGAAGCAGGAACATTATGTAGACGGTCCGTCCCGGTGGGTACATCCTGCCCAAAATGCAAACAGTTCGAAATGA
- a CDS encoding MoaD/ThiS family protein has protein sequence MSAVDLAAQSQASNPTITVQVRLFAAAAQLAGTSSVQLRALCRPEASITDIDQIGRQLCNEFPQLRGIVQQSRWAVGNEFVSAQYPVQSEQTVALIPPVSGG, from the coding sequence ATGAGCGCTGTTGATCTCGCTGCCCAGTCGCAGGCGTCCAATCCAACAATAACCGTGCAAGTGCGACTGTTTGCGGCGGCTGCCCAGTTGGCGGGTACGAGTAGCGTTCAGCTGCGTGCGCTCTGTAGGCCGGAAGCTTCCATCACAGATATCGATCAGATAGGTCGTCAATTGTGCAATGAGTTTCCCCAACTGCGCGGTATTGTCCAGCAGTCGCGCTGGGCGGTGGGAAATGAATTCGTGAGCGCTCAGTATCCAGTCCAGTCAGAACAAACCGTCGCGCTCATCCCGCCCGTCAGCGGTGGCTAA
- a CDS encoding anaerobic glycerol-3-phosphate dehydrogenase subunit C yields MELDGSRLQADLRGILTGDVHFAPIFQQLYASDASIHEIQPLGVVRPRSVNDVSELLKYCSEREIPVFPRGGGSGLAGQSLGRGIIVDFSRYLRRIHAPQQNYVRVQSGVVQADLNRHLQRFGMLFGPDPVTRSVSAIGSMIAVDAAGSHSPRYGSTGDSVQSLQVVLSNGEVLELAQHEWIAEQAAPTRQGELAQQVGLMLQQNAALIMRPPWGEVARGCGYRIEKVLDGDRVNLARLIAGSEGTLGLITEATLRLEPIPHVRGLMLLFFARLEQAAKAAVELQKEQLSACDLMDRRLLEIARESEQVYAAIVPRGAEAMLLVEMQGDDPAWVRSQLTRILQGMQHGGRPIVSHRLTTDPIERGMLWRLARRVIPRLYRLKGNLRPLPLLDDILIPPRRLPEFLVEVQNIFKTERVTSTLFAHALHGHVDVRPFFDLADKQHQLRLSRLCEALYAKVFEFEGVVCGQHAMGLSRAAWAEKQLGPRLELFRRLRQLFDPHGILNPGKFLSPTPPKVTEHLRPVPSHHYQSPAIEAGKELSPLGNSLDAAEALLGSEQHVAEQLSPADMAKLPWEDRLPVVDGDHMAIERVELPVLLHWNQQESLAYTSRSCNGCGRCRTSAASERMCPMFRVHKGEEASPRAKANLMRGILTGTLDAELLESEELKNISDLCFNCHQCRTECPANVNIPKLVQEAKAQHVASHGLTLKDRMINRTDLISAIGSRFPRTANWAIGSPLMRWLLEKTFGVAQARKLPKVARKTFLSWAAREKLNRPDRASGRKVLFFVDQYANWHNPLLGRALVEVMRHQNVNVYVPTSQSPSFMAMISSGDVQRARKHIKNNIKILAEGVRMGYDIVTLEPTAALCFQQEYRYLQDSEDTQLIAENCYEASAYLWAMHQRNELELDLRPVNLSIIYHEPCHARALYPHQPALRLMQLIPGLQIDQADAGCSGMAGTFGLQRKNFRTSIRVGWNLISRMRETTAQLGSTECVACKMQMELATSKPTVHPVALLAYSYGSMPQLAAWFTSRNDGMRVN; encoded by the coding sequence ATGGAGCTGGATGGGTCGCGACTGCAAGCCGATTTGCGTGGAATCTTGACCGGCGACGTACACTTCGCGCCGATTTTTCAGCAGTTGTATGCCAGCGATGCCAGTATTCACGAGATTCAACCGTTGGGCGTGGTTCGCCCGCGTAGCGTGAACGATGTTTCCGAACTACTAAAGTATTGCTCGGAGCGCGAAATTCCAGTGTTTCCGCGCGGGGGAGGCAGCGGGCTAGCAGGGCAGTCACTGGGACGCGGCATTATCGTCGATTTCTCACGCTATTTGCGACGCATCCATGCACCTCAGCAGAACTATGTCCGAGTACAGAGCGGTGTGGTTCAAGCTGACCTCAATCGGCATTTGCAACGCTTTGGGATGTTGTTTGGTCCAGATCCGGTCACGCGCAGTGTTTCCGCGATTGGCAGTATGATTGCCGTGGACGCTGCCGGCAGCCATTCTCCACGATATGGCTCGACCGGCGACAGTGTCCAAAGTTTACAAGTCGTGCTTTCCAATGGTGAAGTATTGGAACTTGCTCAGCACGAGTGGATCGCGGAACAGGCCGCGCCGACACGACAGGGGGAACTGGCCCAGCAAGTCGGTTTGATGCTTCAGCAAAACGCGGCGCTCATCATGCGCCCACCCTGGGGTGAGGTAGCCCGTGGTTGCGGGTATCGTATCGAAAAGGTACTGGATGGCGATCGAGTCAATTTGGCCAGATTGATTGCAGGTTCCGAGGGAACGCTGGGGTTGATTACCGAGGCCACCTTACGACTCGAACCCATCCCGCACGTTCGTGGTCTGATGTTGCTGTTCTTTGCTCGTTTAGAGCAGGCTGCCAAAGCCGCCGTGGAGCTGCAGAAAGAACAGCTCAGCGCCTGTGATTTGATGGATCGGCGCTTGCTGGAAATTGCTCGCGAGTCCGAACAGGTTTATGCTGCTATCGTTCCACGCGGTGCCGAAGCAATGTTGCTGGTCGAAATGCAGGGCGACGATCCGGCTTGGGTCCGCAGTCAATTGACGCGAATACTGCAGGGCATGCAGCATGGTGGAAGGCCGATTGTTTCGCATCGACTGACCACCGATCCGATCGAACGTGGCATGTTGTGGCGATTGGCTCGACGAGTGATTCCTCGACTGTACCGACTCAAAGGCAATTTGCGGCCGCTACCGCTGTTGGACGACATCTTGATTCCGCCCAGGCGATTGCCCGAATTCCTCGTTGAAGTTCAGAACATTTTCAAGACCGAGCGAGTTACATCGACGCTATTCGCACACGCTTTGCACGGGCATGTCGACGTACGGCCCTTCTTCGATCTGGCTGATAAGCAACATCAGCTGCGACTTAGTCGACTGTGTGAGGCGCTATATGCCAAAGTGTTTGAGTTCGAGGGCGTAGTCTGTGGGCAGCATGCCATGGGCCTCAGTCGGGCAGCCTGGGCAGAAAAGCAGCTTGGGCCGCGACTGGAACTGTTCCGACGCCTGCGACAGTTGTTCGATCCGCACGGAATTCTAAATCCTGGAAAGTTCCTCAGTCCGACTCCGCCAAAAGTCACGGAACACCTGCGGCCAGTGCCCAGTCACCACTACCAATCACCCGCCATTGAAGCCGGCAAGGAATTGTCACCCCTTGGAAACTCTTTGGATGCTGCGGAAGCCCTGCTGGGGTCGGAACAGCATGTGGCCGAACAGTTGTCGCCGGCAGATATGGCCAAACTGCCGTGGGAGGACAGATTGCCGGTGGTCGACGGTGATCACATGGCGATTGAGCGAGTTGAGTTACCGGTCCTGCTCCACTGGAACCAGCAGGAATCACTGGCCTATACATCCCGCAGTTGCAATGGCTGTGGCCGTTGTCGGACGAGTGCTGCTTCGGAACGCATGTGCCCCATGTTTCGAGTGCACAAAGGCGAAGAGGCCTCGCCGCGCGCCAAAGCGAATTTAATGCGAGGAATTTTAACCGGCACGTTGGATGCAGAATTGCTGGAGAGCGAGGAGTTAAAAAATATCAGCGACCTGTGCTTCAACTGTCATCAGTGTCGCACGGAATGTCCTGCCAATGTAAATATTCCTAAGCTCGTTCAAGAAGCCAAGGCACAGCATGTCGCCAGTCATGGTTTGACTCTCAAAGACCGAATGATCAATCGTACCGATCTCATTTCAGCAATCGGCAGCCGCTTTCCGAGGACTGCCAATTGGGCCATTGGCAGTCCGCTCATGCGCTGGCTGCTGGAAAAGACATTTGGTGTCGCTCAGGCACGCAAACTGCCCAAGGTGGCGCGCAAGACATTTCTCAGTTGGGCAGCGCGAGAAAAACTGAATCGGCCCGATCGCGCTAGTGGTCGCAAGGTACTATTCTTTGTCGATCAATATGCTAACTGGCACAATCCGCTTTTGGGACGCGCCTTAGTTGAGGTCATGCGGCATCAGAATGTGAATGTGTACGTGCCTACCAGTCAGTCGCCCTCGTTTATGGCCATGATCTCGTCCGGTGATGTGCAGCGCGCTCGCAAGCACATCAAGAACAACATCAAGATTCTGGCTGAGGGTGTGCGCATGGGTTATGACATCGTGACGCTCGAACCGACAGCAGCTCTTTGCTTCCAGCAAGAATATCGTTACTTGCAGGATAGCGAAGATACGCAATTGATTGCCGAAAACTGTTACGAAGCGTCCGCCTATTTGTGGGCCATGCATCAGCGCAATGAATTGGAATTGGATCTGCGTCCCGTCAATTTGTCGATTATCTACCATGAGCCTTGCCATGCTCGTGCGCTGTATCCTCATCAACCCGCGCTGCGGCTGATGCAACTCATTCCCGGTTTGCAAATTGACCAGGCCGATGCTGGCTGCAGCGGTATGGCCGGTACCTTCGGGCTACAACGCAAGAATTTTCGAACCAGTATTCGCGTTGGGTGGAATCTGATCAGTCGCATGAGAGAAACCACTGCCCAGTTGGGCTCGACCGAATGTGTGGCCTGCAAAATGCAAATGGAGCTAGCCACCAGCAAGCCAACGGTGCATCCAGTGGCTTTGTTAGCCTATTCGTATGGCAGTATGCCGCAGTTGGCTGCTTGGTTCACTTCTCGAAACGATGGCATGAGAGTAAACTAG
- a CDS encoding LptF/LptG family permease — MLLTRIDRYLLLLYFRILLICFVSIAGLMIVIHLFSNLDDFDRHAQQQQTSVLTTLAGYYGPFSLSVFERVSAMLALLALLFTIGWINKTNELTALLAAGITKRRVARPLLAASFCVIASAAVLRETAIPRYQDRLDRKPSDLTGDLPRPIRPAYDPQTVTLIHGRHLVPVRHEIVDIHLKIQGGPLLDGIGNKLLANLGTYLEATVEHPAGYLLSGVHLPRNIDSRPSVYDPITQSPLLLTRHDHPWLEPGSCLFVSTVGYETLRGGNTWQQFASTPELITQLKAERLPLAGNDLRVSIHQRLVRPAIDWTVLLLGIPVLLSRPDRHMFWLAGVSIGMVGGFTAVVMGLAAIGSTGYLLSPQLAVWLPLLVFLPWGWAKTHQALET; from the coding sequence ATGCTACTGACTCGCATCGATCGCTATCTACTGCTACTTTATTTTCGCATCCTGCTGATCTGCTTTGTGTCGATTGCGGGCTTGATGATCGTCATTCATTTGTTCAGCAACTTGGATGACTTTGATCGACACGCCCAACAACAGCAAACGTCAGTACTGACAACGCTAGCCGGCTATTATGGCCCATTTTCGTTATCTGTATTCGAACGAGTCAGCGCGATGCTGGCGCTTTTGGCCTTGTTGTTTACGATCGGATGGATCAATAAGACAAATGAACTGACCGCGCTACTCGCGGCAGGTATTACCAAACGCCGTGTGGCTCGGCCACTGCTGGCAGCCTCGTTTTGCGTAATCGCCAGTGCTGCGGTGCTGCGGGAGACGGCCATTCCGCGCTACCAAGACCGGCTGGACCGCAAGCCCAGTGATTTGACCGGTGATTTGCCACGACCTATTCGACCGGCCTATGATCCGCAAACAGTAACTCTCATTCACGGTCGCCATCTTGTGCCGGTGCGGCATGAAATCGTGGATATTCATCTGAAGATTCAAGGCGGACCGTTGCTCGACGGAATCGGAAACAAGCTGCTCGCGAACCTGGGGACCTACCTCGAAGCCACAGTCGAACATCCTGCAGGCTATCTACTAAGCGGCGTTCACCTGCCGCGCAACATCGACTCGCGGCCATCGGTCTACGATCCCATCACTCAATCACCATTGCTGTTGACTCGGCACGATCACCCGTGGCTGGAGCCCGGTAGCTGCCTGTTTGTCAGCACGGTGGGCTATGAAACGCTGCGAGGCGGCAATACCTGGCAACAATTCGCCTCCACACCGGAATTAATCACTCAACTGAAGGCCGAAAGACTACCGCTGGCCGGCAATGATTTACGTGTTAGCATTCATCAGCGACTGGTTCGGCCTGCGATCGACTGGACGGTGCTGCTCTTGGGAATTCCTGTACTTCTATCGCGTCCCGATCGCCACATGTTTTGGCTAGCGGGAGTCAGCATTGGCATGGTCGGCGGCTTTACGGCAGTGGTCATGGGACTGGCCGCAATTGGGTCGACCGGCTATCTGCTGTCGCCACAATTGGCCGTGTGGCTACCGTTGTTAGTCTTTCTGCCATGGGGTTGGGCCAAGACCCACCAAGCCCTGGAAACTTAG
- a CDS encoding DUF4254 domain-containing protein: MNDAAVAKPLIDVGQVLELHARMVRAWQTAPMGNSDTGYLGLVCQQHRYNFELWHWEDQARSPIASDSEIAQVKRNIDRLNQLRNDYIEKLDDWLAERLAAAGIVAGPGARLNTETPGSVVDRLSIMALRIYHYEKQLERLDADEQHRQMVRKRIEICRRQQADLAQSLDELLCDMQQGRKRHQTYRQLKMYNDCTLNPFLYKSS, translated from the coding sequence ATGAATGATGCCGCTGTTGCCAAGCCGTTGATCGATGTCGGTCAAGTGCTAGAGTTGCACGCGCGGATGGTGCGAGCCTGGCAGACCGCACCGATGGGTAACTCCGACACGGGTTATTTGGGCTTGGTGTGTCAGCAGCATCGGTACAACTTTGAGTTGTGGCACTGGGAAGACCAGGCACGCAGTCCAATCGCTTCCGATAGCGAAATTGCGCAAGTCAAGCGCAACATTGACAGGTTGAATCAATTGCGCAACGACTACATCGAAAAGCTGGATGACTGGCTTGCCGAGAGACTAGCCGCAGCAGGCATTGTTGCCGGTCCTGGTGCGAGGTTGAACACCGAAACGCCAGGCAGTGTCGTTGATCGGTTGAGCATTATGGCGCTCAGAATCTACCATTATGAAAAGCAATTGGAGCGGTTAGATGCCGATGAACAACACCGGCAGATGGTTCGCAAACGCATCGAAATCTGCCGGAGGCAGCAAGCCGATTTGGCGCAGTCTCTCGACGAGCTGTTGTGTGATATGCAGCAGGGGCGAAAGCGGCATCAGACCTATCGTCAGTTGAAGATGTACAACGATTGTACGCTCAATCCATTTCTGTACAAATCGAGTTAG
- a CDS encoding sigma-54-dependent Fis family transcriptional regulator — translation MSVALVIDDEPSICWGFKKLLQSIDMEVVTAGTAEAGLTAAKKHRPVGLVLLDVRLPDSSGLELIEPLRAATDNAPIIIMTAHGNLETVVAAMDGGAVDYLHKPFRLSDALAACQRAIRRESLETPVTSTANGTESGHELPENRLIGKSAAMQKLFHQIALVADSDLSILITGETGTGKELVAQAIHQYSARQGRPYIAIAPATYSPALLESELFGHVRGAFTGAMDDRPGVFEIAHGGTILLDEIGELPLESQVKLLRVLEQKNLCRVGDSRWRSCDVRILAATHKDLRQAVAEGRFREDLLYRLSAVVIEIPPLRERLEDIEMLVFHFLKLAGYSPPEQWINSAVLDELKTWPWPGNVRELRNAVARAAVLARNRKLDLSDFQVNPVLRQSQGETGLEEAIQTWVARQLEPSPAAGNKSPQHPIDLYERFLEASEPFVLRAVLEAVKGNRSTSAEILGIHRATLRERLKRYGIE, via the coding sequence ATGTCCGTAGCCTTGGTGATCGATGACGAGCCCAGTATCTGTTGGGGTTTCAAGAAGCTCTTACAATCCATCGACATGGAGGTGGTGACTGCTGGTACAGCTGAGGCCGGATTGACTGCTGCTAAGAAGCATCGGCCGGTTGGATTGGTGTTGCTAGATGTGCGATTACCCGACAGCAGCGGCTTGGAGTTGATCGAACCGTTGCGCGCAGCTACTGACAATGCGCCAATCATCATAATGACGGCTCACGGAAATTTGGAAACGGTGGTCGCTGCTATGGACGGCGGGGCCGTGGATTACTTGCACAAACCCTTTCGACTGTCTGATGCGCTCGCGGCCTGCCAGCGAGCCATTCGTAGAGAGTCCTTAGAAACGCCCGTGACTTCAACGGCAAATGGCACAGAATCTGGACACGAGCTGCCCGAAAACCGTTTGATAGGAAAATCGGCAGCTATGCAGAAGTTGTTTCATCAAATTGCGTTAGTAGCTGATTCTGACTTATCGATCTTGATCACTGGTGAGACAGGGACAGGCAAGGAATTGGTCGCTCAGGCGATTCACCAATACAGTGCTCGACAAGGCCGGCCGTATATTGCCATTGCACCTGCGACGTACAGTCCGGCACTGCTGGAAAGCGAGCTATTTGGGCATGTTCGAGGAGCATTTACTGGGGCAATGGATGATCGACCTGGGGTATTTGAGATTGCTCACGGTGGCACCATTTTGTTGGATGAAATCGGTGAGCTGCCGCTGGAATCGCAAGTGAAATTACTCAGAGTCTTGGAGCAAAAAAACCTCTGTCGCGTAGGAGATAGTCGCTGGCGGAGCTGTGACGTGCGCATCTTGGCCGCTACACACAAAGATCTGCGGCAGGCCGTGGCTGAAGGTCGATTTCGCGAGGATTTGCTTTATCGGTTGAGCGCCGTAGTCATTGAGATTCCGCCGCTACGAGAGAGATTGGAAGATATCGAAATGCTGGTTTTTCACTTTCTCAAACTGGCCGGATATTCGCCGCCTGAGCAATGGATCAACTCAGCGGTGCTCGATGAACTCAAGACCTGGCCCTGGCCGGGTAATGTTCGAGAGCTTCGCAATGCTGTTGCCAGGGCAGCGGTCCTTGCCCGCAATCGAAAACTGGACCTCAGCGATTTTCAAGTCAACCCAGTCTTGAGACAGAGTCAGGGCGAAACAGGACTTGAGGAAGCTATTCAGACATGGGTGGCGAGGCAACTTGAACCATCACCAGCCGCTGGCAACAAATCACCACAACATCCGATTGACTTATACGAGCGGTTCTTGGAAGCCTCGGAGCCCTTCGTATTAAGAGCCGTTCTTGAGGCTGTGAAGGGCAATCGGTCGACCAGCGCTGAAATCTTGGGTATTCATCGGGCAACTTTGCGCGAGCGCTTGAAACGATATGGGATTGAGTGA
- a CDS encoding HAMP domain-containing histidine kinase, producing the protein MSLSRKLTVPILLAALVTTIAVTLASYWLAVSSTEAELHDRYAAIELMIQRSNFPLNPTVLSMLGSLTSATWFTTSSDGVVLAGRPIRAKPDVPIEPAEQPDRELLTSIPRYADSGLIASIRLGEHWYRAARFQRSSGSDLREHNAVQEVVVIVDDSSRRAAIRRAISAPLIVGLLTIACMVAISLMVTSRWARRVGRLQADVNLIARGNFLTPVSIDSQDELGDLARDVAGMAQQLDQMWKKFRRWHSEQLLHQISSGLAHNLRNALTGARMAVELAQATTSGASDKRGEVASLPEELDPLSVAVAQVEQAEQYVSRILLACRNDTHRPQPMVLAECFQTLQTTLSATAAHRGANIQWHLPEQLANFIVNDGLTLMAAIGNLIWNAIAAGKQISVSGDVHSSSRCAVVSVTDDGPGPDPAIWDTLFDPFVTTKVDGLGLGLALVQRAAESLGGRVTWIRRDQRTVFELTFHVEKAATAPCP; encoded by the coding sequence ATGTCATTGAGCCGAAAGCTGACTGTTCCGATACTCCTGGCAGCGTTGGTGACGACCATCGCCGTGACGCTAGCGTCGTATTGGCTGGCTGTTAGCAGTACCGAGGCGGAATTGCATGATCGATACGCTGCGATCGAGTTGATGATTCAGCGATCCAATTTCCCGCTCAACCCAACCGTGCTCAGCATGCTTGGCAGTTTGACTTCAGCTACTTGGTTTACCACATCTAGCGACGGCGTCGTTCTTGCAGGCCGGCCGATTCGAGCCAAGCCGGATGTGCCAATTGAGCCAGCGGAACAGCCCGACCGGGAGTTGCTTACGAGTATTCCCCGCTATGCAGATTCAGGCCTCATTGCCTCAATTCGTCTGGGTGAACATTGGTATCGCGCAGCGCGTTTTCAAAGGAGCTCTGGTAGCGACTTGCGTGAGCACAACGCGGTCCAGGAGGTGGTGGTCATCGTGGATGACTCAAGTCGCCGCGCGGCGATTCGCCGCGCAATTTCGGCTCCATTGATCGTTGGATTATTAACGATTGCCTGTATGGTTGCAATTTCACTAATGGTCACCAGTCGCTGGGCGCGGCGTGTAGGTCGATTGCAGGCAGATGTGAATCTGATTGCTCGTGGCAATTTTCTCACTCCAGTTTCGATTGATAGCCAAGATGAACTAGGTGATTTGGCGCGTGACGTAGCCGGCATGGCGCAGCAGCTTGATCAAATGTGGAAGAAATTCCGTCGCTGGCACAGCGAGCAATTACTGCATCAAATTTCTAGCGGGTTAGCGCATAATCTGCGTAACGCGCTGACGGGTGCTAGAATGGCCGTCGAACTAGCTCAAGCTACAACTTCCGGAGCATCAGACAAACGGGGCGAAGTAGCGAGTCTCCCAGAGGAGCTCGACCCACTTTCGGTTGCTGTGGCACAGGTTGAACAAGCCGAGCAATACGTTTCACGGATATTGCTTGCCTGCCGCAATGACACGCACCGGCCTCAGCCAATGGTGCTGGCAGAGTGTTTCCAAACTCTGCAGACAACGTTGTCTGCTACCGCCGCCCACCGCGGTGCAAACATTCAATGGCACTTGCCGGAGCAACTCGCGAATTTTATCGTCAACGATGGTTTAACTTTAATGGCTGCTATCGGCAATTTGATTTGGAACGCAATTGCGGCAGGTAAGCAGATTAGTGTCTCCGGTGACGTACACTCGTCTTCTCGATGTGCCGTTGTATCAGTGACTGATGATGGGCCTGGGCCTGACCCTGCAATATGGGATACTTTGTTCGATCCGTTTGTGACGACTAAAGTCGACGGATTGGGGCTTGGCCTGGCGTTGGTCCAGCGGGCCGCCGAGTCACTTGGCGGTCGAGTCACTTGGATCAGGCGTGACCAGCGCACAGTTTTTGAGCTTACATTTCACGTTGAGAAAGCGGCGACAGCTCCATGTCCGTAG
- a CDS encoding DUF1559 domain-containing protein, translating to MQIQLPTRSAFTLVELLVVIAIIGLLVGLLLPAVQAAREAARRLSCQNNLKQISLAALNHESALGYFPPSAIIHTVGAVNTNNSWSIHGRLLPYLEQGNLYNQVDLNTSWDNQAAIGGLKIATYSCASDPNADVPRDMSPKLANPLYPTNYGFNFGSWLIYDPRTDSIGDGVFGPNAGIGMRDLIDGSSQTLMVAEVKAQQFYGRNEPVLGGWAIPAANAAAVAARVPQTFAWCRPNGHTEWPDGRVHHQGFTTGLTPNGKLVLANAQNLCPNGVSIDYTSRQEATSATEATYAVITSRSFHAGMVNVALMDGSVRSFGDRTELTTWRALGTRAGSEIVQAD from the coding sequence TTGCAAATACAACTCCCGACCAGAAGCGCATTTACGCTGGTTGAGCTGTTGGTAGTGATTGCGATTATCGGCCTGCTGGTTGGTTTACTACTGCCCGCAGTACAAGCCGCTCGTGAAGCGGCTCGCAGATTAAGTTGCCAGAACAACCTAAAGCAAATCTCGTTGGCGGCATTGAATCATGAATCAGCTCTCGGATACTTTCCACCGTCGGCGATTATCCACACGGTGGGAGCGGTCAATACCAATAATTCTTGGTCAATTCACGGACGGCTCTTGCCTTATTTGGAACAAGGCAACCTGTACAACCAAGTCGATCTCAATACCAGCTGGGACAATCAAGCGGCGATTGGCGGCCTGAAGATTGCAACCTATTCGTGTGCGTCAGATCCTAATGCAGATGTCCCTCGTGACATGAGTCCTAAATTAGCCAATCCACTCTATCCAACGAATTACGGGTTCAATTTTGGCAGTTGGCTTATCTATGATCCGCGAACCGATTCGATCGGAGACGGCGTGTTTGGTCCCAATGCAGGAATTGGAATGCGAGATCTGATCGATGGGTCCAGTCAGACGCTAATGGTGGCGGAAGTCAAAGCCCAGCAGTTCTATGGCCGCAACGAGCCGGTACTCGGTGGCTGGGCGATACCAGCAGCCAACGCGGCAGCAGTCGCAGCCCGAGTTCCACAAACCTTCGCGTGGTGCCGACCCAATGGGCATACCGAATGGCCTGACGGCCGAGTGCATCACCAAGGCTTTACAACCGGCTTGACGCCGAACGGCAAATTGGTGCTCGCCAATGCGCAGAATCTCTGCCCAAACGGAGTCAGCATCGACTACACCTCTCGCCAGGAAGCCACGAGTGCCACCGAGGCCACCTATGCGGTCATTACATCTCGCAGCTTCCACGCTGGCATGGTCAATGTGGCTCTCATGGACGGTTCAGTCCGGTCATTTGGCGACCGGACTGAACTGACAACTTGGCGAGCCCTCGGAACGCGAGCTGGCAGCGAAATAGTTCAGGCGGACTGA